In the Octadecabacter sp. SW4 genome, one interval contains:
- a CDS encoding cell envelope biogenesis protein TolA, with protein sequence MSVGTTISGVGHTALIGWLILGWGLQSDPLPFEVTEVSIVSGAEFAALTQGVQPDQPGETPATPDAPAIDETPPAPEVDTPPEVVTPPEPVPAPAQEDAPIAPEQAPPPQADVTDTPPDVPTDVATLVTPPPSTDVGVSPRPKPRPAPRIAPEAIAPPPEDVAIADVDQTAPNPDAAPAEDVPEADETTAQEESAPEIVTEAETPAAAPERSLRPQTRPNRPAAPASDSETATATAPAEDDATAAAVEAAVAAATEAATAAPQTGNQGGGELSADAKNGFLRQIGSCWSVGSAGTDVLSTVVTVGFSMTEDGRPDTNSIRLVSFTGGTQSSADIAFRIAKSALVRCTRDGYDLPRDQYDTWRNIELTFNPERMRTR encoded by the coding sequence ATGAGTGTCGGCACAACCATATCAGGTGTTGGACATACGGCACTGATCGGCTGGCTCATCCTTGGGTGGGGTCTGCAATCGGACCCGTTGCCGTTTGAAGTGACCGAGGTGTCGATCGTGTCGGGGGCCGAATTTGCGGCTCTGACCCAAGGCGTGCAACCCGACCAACCGGGTGAAACGCCTGCAACGCCCGACGCGCCAGCGATTGACGAAACACCCCCCGCACCCGAGGTGGACACCCCGCCCGAGGTGGTGACCCCGCCCGAACCCGTGCCCGCGCCCGCCCAAGAGGACGCCCCGATTGCGCCTGAACAGGCCCCGCCGCCGCAGGCCGATGTGACCGATACGCCGCCGGACGTGCCGACCGATGTGGCGACCCTCGTGACGCCGCCGCCGTCGACCGACGTAGGTGTCAGCCCGCGCCCGAAACCACGCCCTGCGCCCCGTATCGCGCCCGAAGCCATTGCGCCGCCGCCCGAAGATGTGGCGATAGCGGACGTGGATCAGACCGCGCCCAATCCCGATGCGGCCCCGGCCGAGGATGTGCCCGAAGCCGATGAAACAACCGCGCAGGAAGAATCCGCGCCCGAGATCGTGACCGAGGCGGAAACGCCTGCCGCGGCACCCGAGCGATCGCTGCGCCCCCAGACGCGGCCCAACCGGCCCGCCGCGCCCGCAAGCGACAGCGAAACCGCAACGGCGACCGCCCCTGCGGAGGATGATGCGACCGCCGCCGCAGTCGAGGCGGCCGTGGCCGCTGCGACCGAAGCCGCGACCGCGGCGCCGCAAACCGGCAATCAGGGCGGCGGAGAGTTGAGCGCGGATGCCAAAAACGGCTTCCTGCGTCAAATCGGCAGTTGCTGGAGCGTGGGCAGTGCCGGCACGGATGTGCTGAGCACCGTCGTCACGGTTGGTTTCAGCATGACCGAGGATGGCCGCCCTGATACCAATTCGATCCGGCTGGTATCCTTTACCGGCGGCACGCAGAGTTCCGCCGATATTGCCTTTCGCATCGCCAAGTCGGCCTTGGTCAGGTGCACCCGCGACGGTTATGATTTACCACGTGACCAATACGACACTTGGCGAAATATTGAATTGACCTTCAATCCAGAGAGAATGAGGACAAGATGA
- a CDS encoding ExbD/TolR family protein — protein sequence MGAGVMKSDDGGGQRRRRRTRRTQPMAEINVTPFVDVMLVLLIIFMVAAPLLTVGVPVQLPETAANALPSEEEEPLTVTLTAEGALLIQNTETPEADLIARLRGIAAERDSDRIYLRADGTNAWNRVAEVMGALNAAGFNNIGLVTDIGGPVFDGSDG from the coding sequence ATGGGTGCCGGTGTCATGAAATCCGACGATGGGGGTGGCCAGCGCCGGCGCCGTCGCACACGCCGCACGCAACCGATGGCGGAAATCAATGTCACGCCTTTTGTGGATGTGATGCTGGTGTTGCTGATCATCTTCATGGTCGCAGCCCCGCTACTGACTGTGGGCGTGCCCGTGCAACTGCCGGAAACCGCTGCCAATGCCCTTCCCAGCGAGGAGGAGGAGCCCCTGACAGTGACCCTCACGGCCGAGGGCGCGTTGCTGATCCAGAACACCGAAACGCCCGAGGCTGATTTGATCGCCCGTCTGCGCGGGATCGCGGCGGAACGCGACAGTGACCGTATTTATTTGCGTGCAGATGGCACCAATGCGTGGAACCGCGTGGCCGAGGTCATGGGGGCCTTGAATGCCGCCGGTTTCAACAATATCGGCTTGGTGACGGATATCGGTGGCCCCGTATTTGACGGGTCGGACGGGTAG
- the tolQ gene encoding protein TolQ → MEAASDFTMWALFARATLIVKFVMIMLVLASVWCWAVIVDKWIQYRKARAEAAVFDRAFWSGEPLDALFDKIGAQPKGQSEKIFASGMLEWRRSHRQDGGLIAGAQARIDRSMDVAIAKEAGRLQKGLPVLATVGSTAPFVGLFGTVWGIMNAFIEIAEQQNTSLAVVAPGIAEALLATGLGLLAAIPAVIFYNKLSADSDRIVSGYEAFADEFATILSRQLDS, encoded by the coding sequence ATGGAAGCAGCATCCGACTTTACCATGTGGGCTTTGTTTGCCCGCGCGACACTTATCGTCAAATTCGTCATGATCATGTTGGTTCTTGCGTCCGTCTGGTGCTGGGCCGTGATCGTCGACAAGTGGATTCAATACCGCAAGGCCCGCGCCGAAGCGGCCGTGTTTGACCGCGCCTTTTGGTCGGGCGAACCGCTTGATGCGCTGTTTGACAAGATCGGAGCGCAGCCCAAGGGCCAGTCGGAAAAGATATTCGCATCCGGCATGTTGGAATGGCGGCGCAGTCACCGACAGGACGGCGGGCTGATCGCGGGGGCGCAGGCGCGCATTGACCGCTCGATGGATGTGGCCATTGCCAAGGAAGCCGGGCGTTTGCAAAAGGGTCTGCCGGTCTTGGCCACTGTCGGGTCCACGGCCCCCTTTGTTGGCCTGTTTGGCACCGTTTGGGGCATCATGAACGCCTTTATCGAAATTGCCGAACAGCAGAATACCTCGCTGGCGGTTGTCGCCCCGGGGATCGCCGAGGCCTTGCTGGCCACCGGTCTGGGCCTGTTGGCTGCGATTCCCGCCGTTATTTTCTATAACAAGCTGAGCGCCGACAGCGACCGGATCGTCAGCGGCTACGAAGCGTTCGCAGATGAATTTGCCACCATCCTCAGCCGCCAGTTGGACAGTTGA
- the ybgC gene encoding tol-pal system-associated acyl-CoA thioesterase yields MTHRFKIRVYYEDTDLAGIVYYANYLRFIERARSEWVRGLGVDQVALKADEGVVFAVRRIEAEYLAPARFDDEVEVVTQVEAVTGARLVLNQDVMRAGQVLFSSIVTLVALNEQGAPVRLPANFRRNLH; encoded by the coding sequence ATGACCCATCGTTTCAAGATCCGCGTCTATTATGAGGATACCGACCTTGCGGGGATCGTCTATTACGCCAATTACCTGCGCTTTATCGAACGCGCGCGCAGCGAGTGGGTGCGCGGCCTTGGGGTGGATCAGGTGGCATTGAAGGCCGATGAGGGGGTCGTTTTTGCCGTGCGCCGCATCGAGGCGGAATATCTGGCCCCGGCAAGGTTCGACGATGAGGTCGAGGTCGTGACGCAGGTTGAGGCCGTTACCGGTGCCCGTCTGGTGCTGAACCAGGATGTCATGCGCGCCGGTCAGGTGCTGTTTTCCAGCATCGTCACACTGGTTGCCTTGAACGAACAGGGCGCGCCCGTGCGCTTGCCAGCGAATTTCCGCCGAAATCTGCATTGA
- the ruvB gene encoding Holliday junction branch migration DNA helicase RuvB, with product MTEPDPTLRPERLSEDHDRALRPQVLDEFIGQAEARANLKVFIESARKREVAMDHTLFHGPPGLGKTTLAQIMARELGVGFRMTSGPVLAKAGDLAAILTNLEARDVLFIDEIHRLNPAVEEVLYPALEDFELDLVIGEGPAARTVRIELQPFTLIGATTRMGLLTTPLRDRFGIPTRLEFYNVKELHEIVTRGARLMGAPATPDGAQEIARRARGTPRIAGRLLRRVVDFAVVEGDGTVTHDIADRALTRLGVDHLGLDGADRRYLRLIAENYQGGPVGIETLSAALSESRDALEEVIEPFLLQQGLIQRTPRGRMLAQKAWTHLGMDAPRPGDLFE from the coding sequence ATGACCGAACCCGACCCAACCCTGCGCCCCGAGCGTCTGTCCGAAGATCACGACCGTGCCTTGCGGCCACAGGTTCTGGACGAATTTATCGGTCAGGCCGAGGCCCGCGCGAACCTCAAGGTGTTCATCGAAAGTGCGCGCAAGCGCGAGGTGGCGATGGACCACACGTTGTTTCATGGTCCCCCCGGTCTGGGCAAGACCACGCTGGCGCAGATCATGGCGCGCGAATTGGGCGTGGGGTTTCGCATGACATCCGGTCCAGTTCTGGCCAAGGCGGGCGATCTGGCGGCGATCCTGACCAATCTGGAAGCGCGCGATGTGTTGTTTATTGACGAAATCCACCGGCTTAATCCGGCGGTGGAGGAAGTGCTTTATCCCGCGCTCGAGGATTTCGAACTGGATCTGGTGATCGGCGAAGGCCCTGCCGCGCGCACCGTGCGCATTGAATTGCAGCCCTTCACCTTGATCGGGGCGACCACCCGTATGGGCCTGCTGACCACGCCACTGCGCGATCGTTTCGGCATCCCGACGCGGCTTGAGTTTTATAACGTCAAAGAGCTGCACGAGATCGTCACGCGCGGTGCCCGCCTGATGGGTGCGCCCGCCACACCCGATGGTGCGCAGGAAATCGCCCGTCGCGCCCGTGGCACGCCGCGCATCGCCGGGCGTTTGCTGCGTCGTGTCGTCGATTTTGCGGTGGTCGAAGGGGACGGCACCGTGACCCATGACATCGCCGACCGCGCCCTGACGCGTCTGGGAGTTGACCATCTGGGGCTGGACGGCGCGGATCGCCGCTACCTGCGCCTGATCGCCGAAAATTATCAGGGCGGCCCTGTGGGGATTGAAACCCTGTCTGCCGCGCTCTCGGAAAGCCGCGATGCGCTTGAAGAAGTGATCGAGCCGTTCCTGTTGCAGCAGGGTCTGATACAGCGCACTCCGCGCGGGCGGATGCTGGCGCAAAAGGCCTGGACCCATCTGGGGATGGATGCGCCACGGCCCGGCGATTTGTTTGAATGA
- a CDS encoding GIY-YIG nuclease family protein, which yields MEFRDLLSVNGVDPSAVALALHKPKGDDGRRALCAMAEDDLPAFDAYQSTHPNIQQATLARMPLMASFVLRIPSELTFVGLYRQTGSSEATIQSLQNDADFMRMRRCIDPAASGPYEGLDAIAGRLKFDLVADDRLAELRGRLVVADPGARNYMRLAKKTSLPVIEVMRRPSLVPDFPSWEQVSLSTADVRNLPREWAQQLAAWRGIYLIVDEKDGARYVGSAYGAENLCGRWRAHVAGPKGVTKELSRRRTDSFRFSILELLSPAADIREVTQKERSWMARLSTIDYGLNT from the coding sequence ATGGAATTCCGCGATCTTTTGAGCGTCAACGGGGTTGATCCGTCAGCTGTTGCCCTCGCTTTGCACAAACCCAAAGGCGACGATGGTCGTCGCGCCCTTTGTGCGATGGCTGAAGATGACCTGCCCGCGTTTGACGCCTATCAATCGACCCATCCGAATATTCAGCAGGCAACGTTGGCGCGAATGCCTTTGATGGCCTCGTTTGTTTTGCGAATACCCTCTGAACTCACTTTTGTCGGACTCTACCGACAGACAGGAAGTAGCGAGGCAACCATTCAATCCCTGCAAAACGACGCCGATTTCATGCGGATGCGGCGTTGTATCGACCCGGCGGCTTCTGGCCCTTATGAAGGGCTAGATGCAATCGCGGGGCGTTTGAAATTCGACCTTGTTGCGGATGATCGTTTGGCCGAATTGCGTGGGCGTCTGGTCGTCGCGGATCCCGGTGCACGCAACTACATGCGGCTTGCGAAAAAAACGTCCCTGCCCGTAATTGAAGTGATGCGCCGCCCATCCCTCGTGCCGGATTTCCCGTCTTGGGAGCAAGTGAGTTTGAGCACCGCAGATGTCCGCAATCTACCACGGGAATGGGCGCAACAACTGGCGGCTTGGCGCGGAATATACCTGATCGTCGATGAAAAGGACGGTGCGCGCTATGTCGGGTCGGCCTACGGTGCGGAAAACCTTTGTGGACGTTGGCGGGCCCATGTGGCGGGGCCGAAAGGGGTCACAAAAGAGTTGTCAAGGCGCAGGACAGACAGCTTTCGATTCAGTATCCTTGAATTGTTGTCACCTGCGGCGGACATTCGGGAAGTGACCCAAAAAGAGCGAAGCTGGATGGCGCGCTTGAGCACAATCGACTATGGCCTGAACACATGA
- the ruvA gene encoding Holliday junction branch migration protein RuvA, with protein MIGKISGRIDYRATDHVLIDVRGVGYVVYVSDRVMAALPGNGEAVALFTDLLVREDNLQLFGFTTLVEKEWHRLLMGVQGIGAKASLAILGALGADGVSRAIALGDWAAIAKAKGVGPKTAQKVILELKDKAPGVMAMGGTVAQALGTAGPADDAVIETPVAAMPTPDNNAQSEALSALANLGYSPSDAAGAVAQAAGDTPPADTPALIRAALKLLAPKG; from the coding sequence ATGATCGGCAAGATTTCGGGACGGATTGATTATCGCGCGACGGATCACGTGTTGATCGACGTGCGCGGTGTTGGCTACGTGGTTTATGTATCCGACCGTGTCATGGCTGCGCTGCCCGGCAACGGCGAAGCTGTGGCGTTGTTTACCGACCTTTTGGTGCGCGAGGACAATTTACAGCTGTTCGGCTTTACCACGTTGGTCGAAAAGGAATGGCACCGCCTGTTGATGGGCGTGCAGGGGATCGGCGCGAAAGCCTCGCTTGCGATCCTTGGGGCTTTGGGCGCGGATGGGGTCAGCCGCGCGATTGCTTTGGGTGACTGGGCCGCGATTGCCAAGGCCAAGGGCGTCGGCCCCAAGACCGCGCAAAAGGTCATTCTGGAACTGAAAGACAAGGCCCCCGGCGTCATGGCGATGGGCGGCACAGTGGCACAGGCGCTTGGCACCGCCGGGCCTGCGGATGACGCGGTTATCGAAACCCCCGTCGCCGCGATGCCCACGCCAGACAACAATGCGCAATCCGAAGCGCTCTCGGCCCTTGCCAACCTTGGCTATTCCCCCAGCGATGCGGCGGGCGCCGTGGCTCAGGCCGCCGGAGACACCCCACCCGCCGACACTCCCGCCCTGATCCGCGCAGCCCTCAAGCTGCTGGCCCCAAAGGGGTAG
- the ruvC gene encoding crossover junction endodeoxyribonuclease RuvC produces the protein MRVLGIDPGLRNMGWGVIDVTGSRLGHVANGVCKTTGSDLAQRLLQLHHQLSEIIAAHAPDAAAVEQTFVNKDGAGTLKLGQARGIAMLVPAQAGLLVGEYAPNAVKKAVVGVGHADKAQIAHMVRLQLPGVVLAGPDAADALAIAICHAHHLQSAGHLTRAVQKASA, from the coding sequence ATGCGGGTATTGGGGATCGATCCAGGGCTGCGCAACATGGGCTGGGGCGTGATTGACGTGACGGGATCGCGTCTGGGCCATGTGGCCAATGGCGTCTGCAAAACAACCGGCAGCGATCTGGCCCAGCGGCTGTTGCAATTACATCACCAGTTAAGCGAAATCATCGCTGCCCACGCGCCCGATGCCGCAGCGGTCGAACAGACGTTCGTGAACAAGGATGGTGCGGGCACCCTGAAACTGGGGCAGGCAAGGGGGATCGCCATGCTTGTTCCGGCGCAGGCGGGCCTGTTGGTCGGTGAATATGCCCCCAATGCGGTGAAAAAGGCCGTTGTTGGTGTGGGCCATGCGGACAAGGCGCAGATTGCTCATATGGTGCGCCTTCAGCTTCCCGGTGTGGTTCTTGCCGGACCGGATGCTGCCGATGCCCTTGCCATCGCAATTTGCCACGCGCACCATCTGCAATCAGCGGGCCATTTGACCCGCGCCGTGCAAAAGGCCAGCGCATGA
- a CDS encoding DUF1127 domain-containing protein: MAAIDTSRSFATTPRFVNRVNRFVAESIGAIADWNDARVTRNSLSKLSARELDDIGLCAGDIDMIATRGAKR, translated from the coding sequence ATGGCCGCAATCGACACCTCCCGCTCCTTCGCAACCACACCGCGCTTTGTAAATCGCGTGAACCGTTTTGTCGCAGAATCCATCGGCGCAATCGCTGACTGGAACGACGCGCGCGTCACACGTAATTCGCTGTCGAAATTGTCCGCGCGCGAACTGGACGACATCGGCCTGTGCGCTGGCGACATCGACATGATCGCGACGCGCGGCGCCAAGCGCTAA
- a CDS encoding 50S ribosomal protein L11 methyltransferase produces the protein MPTFTALTTLAGQADAERLGEAMERMTPEPTGIGVFEVEDGSDTWEVGGYFIDQPDETELAILAATFGAKPFVVSELPETDWVAHVRRELSPVAAGRFFVYGNHDADKVPTDKVALLIEAAMAFGTGHHGTTLGCLRAFDRLLDQGVVPAKVADIGCGTAVLAMAAAKVLDGVVVASDIDQVAVDVALANMAANDLTGRVPCVEAAGFAHPKLTRTAPYDLVFANILKGPLVALAPDMARHVAAGGRAILSGILNEQADDVLAVYIENGFNLDHREEIVDWTTLTLRKET, from the coding sequence ATGCCGACTTTTACTGCCCTCACGACCCTTGCAGGCCAGGCGGACGCCGAACGCCTTGGCGAAGCGATGGAACGGATGACGCCCGAACCCACCGGCATCGGTGTTTTCGAGGTCGAGGACGGCAGCGACACGTGGGAGGTCGGCGGATATTTCATCGACCAGCCGGACGAAACCGAACTGGCGATCCTGGCGGCAACATTCGGCGCGAAACCCTTTGTGGTGTCCGAACTGCCGGAAACCGATTGGGTCGCCCATGTGCGGCGCGAATTGTCGCCCGTCGCGGCGGGGCGGTTTTTCGTCTATGGCAACCATGACGCCGATAAGGTGCCAACCGACAAGGTCGCGCTGTTGATCGAGGCGGCGATGGCCTTTGGCACGGGCCATCACGGAACGACACTGGGCTGCCTGCGCGCCTTTGACCGGTTGCTGGATCAGGGCGTGGTCCCCGCCAAGGTGGCCGATATCGGTTGCGGGACGGCCGTGTTGGCGATGGCCGCGGCCAAAGTGTTGGATGGGGTCGTTGTTGCTTCCGATATTGATCAGGTGGCCGTCGACGTGGCCCTTGCGAATATGGCGGCCAACGATCTGACGGGGCGGGTGCCTTGTGTCGAGGCTGCGGGCTTTGCCCACCCCAAACTGACCAGGACGGCACCCTATGATTTGGTGTTTGCCAATATCCTGAAGGGGCCGCTTGTGGCGCTGGCACCGGATATGGCGCGTCACGTTGCGGCAGGCGGGCGGGCGATTCTCTCGGGGATTCTGAACGAACAGGCTGACGATGTTCTCGCGGTTTATATCGAAAACGGGTTCAATCTTGACCATAGGGAAGAGATTGTTGATTGGACCACCCTAACTTTAAGAAAAGAAACCTAA
- a CDS encoding MFS transporter, protein MRQPIPLAQARHLPFWRRPITLLFLTAAAMPVAFATWSALLNNFVIEVASFDGADIGLLHTVREIPGFLAVGVIALLMFFREQILGLIALVLLGVATAVTAQFPSMGGILTITMLSSIGFHYFETVNQSLQLQWIDKARAPQMLGWIMAAGSGATLLAYLLIVVTWDRFNLSYNFVYMVSGGFTVFVGVFCLLAYPQFESPNPQLKTFVLRRRYWLYYLLQFMSGARRQIFVVFAGFMMVEKFGFAVHEVTALFLINLVANMVFAPVMGRVVTVFGERNALVFEYVGLVVVFLAYGGVYFFGWGVLLASALYIVDHLFFALALALKTYFQKIADPGDIAPTAAVAFTINHIAAVFLPVLLGLLWLASPAAVFILAAGMALVSLILALMIPRDPTPGNETIFHRPRAVIA, encoded by the coding sequence ATGAGACAACCAATCCCCTTGGCCCAGGCGCGCCATTTGCCGTTCTGGCGCCGTCCGATCACGTTGCTGTTCCTGACAGCCGCCGCCATGCCGGTTGCCTTTGCGACATGGTCGGCTCTGCTCAATAATTTCGTGATCGAAGTGGCGAGCTTCGACGGGGCTGACATCGGCCTGCTTCATACGGTGCGCGAAATTCCGGGGTTTCTGGCGGTTGGGGTGATTGCGCTACTGATGTTTTTCCGCGAACAGATATTGGGGTTGATCGCATTAGTGCTGCTGGGTGTGGCCACGGCGGTGACGGCGCAGTTCCCGTCGATGGGTGGCATCCTGACGATCACGATGCTCTCGTCGATCGGATTTCACTACTTTGAAACGGTCAACCAATCACTGCAGCTGCAATGGATCGACAAGGCCCGCGCGCCGCAAATGCTGGGCTGGATCATGGCGGCTGGATCGGGCGCGACCCTGTTGGCCTATTTGCTGATCGTCGTGACCTGGGACCGGTTCAATCTGTCCTACAACTTCGTCTATATGGTGTCGGGCGGGTTCACGGTGTTTGTGGGCGTGTTCTGCCTGCTGGCCTATCCGCAATTCGAAAGCCCGAACCCGCAGTTGAAAACCTTTGTGCTGCGCCGCCGCTACTGGCTGTATTATCTGCTGCAATTCATGTCGGGCGCGCGGCGGCAGATTTTCGTCGTCTTCGCGGGTTTCATGATGGTCGAAAAGTTCGGGTTTGCGGTGCACGAAGTCACGGCACTTTTCCTGATCAATCTTGTGGCCAACATGGTTTTTGCTCCCGTCATGGGGCGTGTCGTGACTGTGTTTGGTGAACGCAACGCGCTTGTGTTCGAATATGTCGGGCTGGTCGTGGTGTTTCTGGCTTATGGCGGCGTGTATTTCTTTGGCTGGGGCGTTTTGCTGGCGTCAGCGCTATATATCGTGGACCACCTGTTTTTCGCGCTGGCACTGGCGCTGAAAACCTATTTCCAGAAAATCGCCGATCCCGGTGATATCGCCCCCACGGCGGCTGTTGCCTTTACAATTAACCATATTGCAGCGGTGTTTTTGCCTGTCTTGCTGGGCCTGTTGTGGTTGGCGTCACCTGCGGCGGTGTTCATTCTGGCGGCAGGGATGGCATTGGTGTCGCTGATTCTCGCGCTGATGATCCCGCGCGACCCGACACCGGGCAACGAAACCATCTTTCATCGCCCACGTGCGGTGATTGCCTAA
- a CDS encoding primosomal protein N' — protein sequence MLTAQPLDRILDYKAPEGGCMLGAFVEVPLGPRKVLGVVWGPGQGDFDYAKVRSVIRVLDVAPMRAEMRQFLTRAAEYTLTPMSAMLRLATRAPSLGDALSMRKVFRLGTGTPDRMTDARTKVLEVLRDYGGLSFTLGELAELAGVTPSVIKGLVKLGAVSEEDAPRDTPYPTLDPDYGGKELTADQAAGAEVLKRAVVSGAYGTTLLKGVTGSGKTEVYLEAVAECLRAGRQALVLLPEIALTSEFITRVEARFGFKPAEWHSGVTMTERRRCWRMVGQGAAGLVVGARSALFLPYRDLGLVVVDEEHDTSYKQEDGVLYNARDMTVLRAHINNAHVVLASATPSLESWANVEAGKYAKLELTARFGAAVMPKMGAIDMRVEDLPGGRWVSPTLRAAVQARLERGEQSLLFLNRRGYAPVTICRACGHQIACDQCDARMVEHRFLKRLMCHQCGETKPMPTVCPSCEAEDRLSPVGPGVERMAEEATALFPDARIAVLSSDHFGSARALKDHIAAITRGDADIIIGTQLVAKGHNFPLLTLVGVIDADLGLQGSDLRAAERTFQLMRQVAGRAGRAEAPGEALMQTFQPEHPVIRAILGGDEEAFWSAEAAERKAAGVPPYGRMAGIVLSSPNVQEVFDLGTEMARNDAPLRKIGAQVFGPAPAPIARIRGRHRVRLLVKADKGAPLQAALAAWAAQFKLPGTLRMAIDIDPQSFY from the coding sequence GTGCTGACTGCACAACCGCTTGACCGTATTCTTGATTACAAGGCGCCCGAAGGTGGCTGCATGCTGGGCGCTTTCGTCGAGGTGCCATTGGGGCCGCGCAAGGTGCTGGGGGTGGTCTGGGGGCCGGGCCAGGGCGATTTTGATTATGCCAAGGTTCGCAGCGTGATCCGCGTTCTGGACGTGGCCCCGATGCGTGCTGAAATGCGTCAGTTCCTGACCCGCGCCGCCGAATATACGCTGACGCCGATGTCGGCGATGCTGCGCCTTGCCACGCGCGCGCCCAGCTTGGGTGATGCGCTATCCATGCGCAAGGTGTTTCGCCTTGGCACCGGCACGCCCGATCGCATGACCGACGCGCGCACCAAGGTGCTGGAGGTGCTGCGCGATTACGGCGGGCTGTCGTTCACCTTGGGTGAACTGGCCGAATTGGCGGGGGTGACGCCATCGGTGATCAAGGGATTGGTGAAACTGGGCGCGGTCAGCGAAGAAGACGCACCGCGCGATACGCCTTACCCCACGTTGGACCCCGATTATGGCGGCAAGGAACTGACGGCGGATCAGGCCGCGGGCGCGGAGGTGCTGAAACGTGCCGTGGTGTCTGGCGCGTATGGCACAACCTTGCTGAAGGGCGTGACCGGATCGGGCAAGACCGAGGTATATCTCGAGGCGGTGGCCGAATGCCTGCGCGCGGGGCGGCAGGCACTGGTGTTACTGCCGGAAATCGCCCTCACTTCAGAGTTCATCACGCGGGTCGAGGCGCGCTTTGGCTTTAAACCCGCCGAATGGCATTCCGGTGTCACCATGACCGAACGGCGTCGCTGCTGGCGCATGGTCGGGCAGGGGGCGGCGGGGTTGGTGGTTGGCGCGCGATCGGCCTTGTTCCTGCCCTACCGCGATCTGGGGCTGGTCGTCGTCGATGAAGAACACGACACATCCTATAAACAAGAGGACGGCGTGCTTTATAACGCGCGCGACATGACGGTGCTGCGCGCCCATATCAACAACGCCCACGTGGTGCTGGCCAGCGCGACACCCAGTCTGGAAAGCTGGGCCAATGTCGAGGCGGGCAAATATGCGAAACTCGAACTGACCGCGCGGTTCGGGGCTGCTGTCATGCCAAAGATGGGCGCGATTGACATGCGGGTCGAGGATTTGCCGGGGGGGCGGTGGGTTTCACCCACCCTACGTGCGGCAGTGCAGGCGCGGCTGGAAAGGGGCGAACAATCGCTGCTGTTCCTGAACCGGCGTGGCTATGCGCCCGTCACGATTTGCCGTGCCTGTGGCCATCAGATCGCCTGTGATCAATGCGACGCGCGCATGGTCGAACACCGATTTCTGAAACGCCTGATGTGTCACCAATGCGGCGAGACCAAACCGATGCCGACAGTCTGCCCCAGCTGCGAGGCCGAGGACCGTTTGTCACCCGTTGGTCCCGGTGTGGAACGCATGGCCGAAGAGGCCACAGCGCTGTTTCCCGATGCGCGGATCGCGGTGCTGTCGTCGGATCATTTCGGATCGGCGCGGGCGTTAAAAGACCATATCGCCGCGATCACGCGGGGCGATGCGGATATCATCATCGGCACGCAACTTGTGGCCAAGGGCCACAACTTTCCGTTGCTGACCCTCGTGGGGGTGATTGATGCTGATCTGGGCCTGCAAGGGTCTGACCTGCGCGCCGCTGAGCGCACCTTTCAACTGATGCGGCAGGTGGCCGGGCGCGCTGGCCGGGCCGAGGCGCCGGGCGAGGCCTTGATGCAGACCTTTCAGCCCGAACACCCCGTCATTCGCGCGATTTTGGGTGGCGACGAGGAGGCGTTCTGGAGCGCCGAAGCCGCCGAGCGCAAGGCCGCTGGCGTGCCGCCCTATGGCCGGATGGCGGGGATTGTCCTGAGCAGTCCGAACGTGCAGGAGGTGTTTGATCTGGGCACCGAAATGGCGCGCAACGACGCACCGTTGCGCAAGATCGGTGCGCAGGTGTTTGGGCCCGCGCCAGCACCCATCGCCCGGATCAGGGGGCGGCACCGTGTGCGTTTGCTGGTCAAGGCGGACAAGGGCGCTCCGCTGCAGGCTGCACTGGCTGCATGGGCCGCGCAGTTCAAGCTGCCCGGCACTCTGCGCATGGCGATCGATATCGACCCGCAGAGCTTTTATTGA